A region from the Sutcliffiella horikoshii genome encodes:
- the hutG gene encoding formimidoylglutamase, with protein sequence MSRPTFLQTSGAPPFIDRHYPKATELVQLWDGKKKLDGTTIIGVPLSKPSISHSGASFTPGIVRKLMQSYSTYAVEGEVDLRDSNVLLDAGDIHMHATDIKESYRRIEETVTTILGENKECIPLFIGGDHSISYSTLKAMNEVKTGKIGVIQFDAHHDLRNTEDGGPTNGTPFRRLLEAGVLKGEHLVQVGIRNYSNSAYYHQYAMENGIKVYTMADVKKNGIGEVIRETVEYLKDKVEHIYLSIDIDVLDQAYAPGCPAIGPGGMTSEQLLEAIYMLGKEESVCGLDIVEIDPTIDFRDMTSRVAVHCLLDFLRGRSVLNR encoded by the coding sequence TTGAGTAGACCGACATTTTTGCAAACCTCAGGGGCTCCTCCCTTTATAGACAGACATTATCCAAAGGCAACAGAGCTGGTACAACTTTGGGACGGAAAGAAGAAGCTCGATGGGACGACCATTATCGGCGTCCCTCTTTCCAAACCGTCCATCAGTCATTCCGGAGCGAGTTTTACTCCTGGCATTGTCAGGAAGCTTATGCAATCCTACTCCACCTATGCTGTGGAAGGAGAGGTGGATTTAAGAGATTCGAACGTGCTTTTGGATGCCGGAGATATTCATATGCATGCAACGGATATAAAGGAATCTTATCGCAGAATTGAAGAGACCGTAACTACTATTTTAGGAGAAAATAAAGAGTGCATCCCGCTTTTCATCGGTGGCGATCATTCTATCTCCTATTCGACCCTGAAAGCAATGAATGAGGTCAAAACGGGTAAAATCGGAGTCATTCAATTTGATGCCCATCATGACTTAAGGAACACAGAAGACGGCGGTCCAACGAATGGAACCCCTTTTCGCCGGCTCCTTGAGGCTGGTGTGTTAAAAGGGGAGCATCTCGTTCAAGTGGGAATTAGAAACTACTCGAACAGTGCCTATTATCATCAATATGCAATGGAAAATGGCATCAAAGTTTATACGATGGCTGACGTTAAGAAGAATGGGATTGGGGAAGTTATCCGCGAGACTGTCGAATATTTAAAAGATAAGGTGGAGCATATTTACCTATCCATCGATATCGATGTACTTGATCAGGCATATGCCCCTGGTTGTCCTGCTATCGGGCCTGGCGGGATGACAAGTGAACAGCTTCTTGAAGCAATTTACATGTTAGGGAAAGAGGAATCGGTTTGCGGGTTGGACATTGTGGAAATAGATCCAACGATTGATTTCCGTGACATGACGAGCAGGGTGGCCGTGCATTGTCTGTTGGACTTTTTAAGGGGTAGAAGTGTGCTTAACAGATAA
- a CDS encoding sodium-dependent transporter codes for MKQHEQWTSKIGFILAAAGSAIGLGAIWKFPYMAGTNGGGIFFLLFILFTLIIATPMLLAEFIIGRSTQKDAITAYKTLAKGSKWHYIGILGVVASFILLSFYSVVGGWIVTYLGKSITGGLSQFSLEEYGGLFEQTIANPTQVLISQFIFLAITIWVVQAGVQSGIEKASKVLMPLLFIIFMVLLVRSLTLEGASEGILYFLQPDLSLITPNTFLMALGQALFSLSVGISIMVTYSSYLEKGENLVRSAGSVVWLNIIISLLSGLVIFPAVFALGLQPDEGPGLVFVVLPAVFDQLPLGGIFLTMFLVLLLFATLTSAFSILEIIVAVIVKDNQEKRRKIAIIGGMIIFILGIPSALSFGVLSGITIGDLLIFDVADFLVSNIALPVGAFFISIFVGYRIPKNILEDEFFQGSTVKIGLFQVWYYLLRYVIPVGILLVFLQSFGLFG; via the coding sequence ATGAAACAGCATGAGCAATGGACGTCAAAGATTGGCTTTATTTTAGCAGCTGCAGGGTCCGCTATCGGTCTCGGCGCAATATGGAAGTTTCCGTATATGGCGGGCACAAATGGTGGAGGAATATTCTTCTTATTGTTTATTCTCTTCACACTCATTATTGCTACGCCAATGTTATTGGCTGAGTTTATAATAGGCAGGTCTACTCAAAAGGATGCGATCACAGCGTATAAGACCTTAGCGAAGGGGTCTAAATGGCATTATATCGGAATTCTAGGAGTGGTTGCCTCCTTCATTCTTTTATCATTTTACAGTGTGGTAGGAGGATGGATTGTTACATACTTAGGTAAAAGTATTACAGGGGGACTTTCCCAATTTTCACTTGAGGAGTACGGAGGTCTTTTCGAACAGACAATAGCTAATCCTACTCAAGTGTTAATCTCTCAGTTTATCTTCCTTGCCATTACGATTTGGGTGGTCCAGGCCGGAGTGCAAAGTGGAATCGAAAAGGCCAGCAAAGTATTAATGCCTTTATTATTTATTATTTTTATGGTGTTGCTGGTTAGGTCGCTTACACTGGAAGGCGCATCAGAAGGGATCCTTTACTTTTTGCAGCCGGATTTATCTCTTATCACTCCCAACACATTCTTAATGGCGCTTGGACAAGCTTTGTTTTCACTAAGTGTTGGTATATCAATTATGGTTACTTACAGTTCCTACTTGGAAAAAGGAGAAAACTTAGTTCGATCTGCTGGTTCAGTGGTTTGGTTGAATATCATTATCTCGCTTTTATCAGGACTCGTCATTTTCCCGGCGGTATTTGCTTTAGGACTGCAACCTGATGAAGGCCCTGGTCTCGTATTTGTCGTATTACCGGCAGTTTTTGATCAGTTGCCACTTGGCGGAATCTTCTTGACTATGTTCTTGGTCTTGTTGTTATTTGCAACTTTGACCTCTGCGTTTTCAATCTTGGAGATAATAGTTGCAGTTATCGTAAAAGACAATCAGGAAAAGAGAAGGAAAATTGCAATTATAGGAGGTATGATCATTTTCATTCTAGGCATACCTTCCGCATTGTCATTTGGTGTCCTATCCGGTATTACCATTGGAGACCTTCTCATATTTGATGTAGCTGATTTTCTCGTCAGTAATATTGCCTTGCCTGTAGGTGCATTCTTCATTTCCATTTTTGTCGGATATCGAATACCTAAAAACATCCTGGAAGATGAGTTTTTCCAAGGCTCTACAGTGAAAATAGGGTTATTCCAAGTTTGGTACTACCTGCTCAGATATGTGATCCCGGTAGGAATACTTCTTGTATTTTTACAGTCGTTCGGACTTTTTGGTTAG
- a CDS encoding S8 family peptidase — MKKWTKGLSVILIAILAFSLAFGSAQAATSDSSANVKKEYLVGFTKGNKASAQSSKNLIKAAGGDIQHTFQFMDVVEVSLPEKAALALKNNPNIAFVEENAEVHATAQTVPWGIPHIKADKAHASGVTGSGVKVAVLDTGIDANHADLNVKGGASFVSGEPNALQDGNGHGTHVAGTVAALNNTTGVLGVAYNADLYAVKVLSASGSGTLSGIAQGIEWSIANDMDVINMSLGGSSGSTALQQACDNAYASGIVVIAAAGNSGSKGKRNTMGYPARYSSVIAVGAVDSSNNRASFSSVGSELEVMAPGVNILSTTPGNNYSSFNGTSMASPHVAGAAALIKAKYPSMTNVQIREKLKNTATDLGDPFYYGHGVINVESALQ, encoded by the coding sequence TTGAAAAAGTGGACGAAAGGTTTATCAGTGATACTTATTGCAATTCTTGCTTTCTCGTTAGCTTTTGGATCTGCACAAGCAGCAACTTCAGATTCGAGTGCTAATGTTAAGAAAGAGTACTTAGTAGGGTTTACGAAAGGAAATAAAGCAAGTGCGCAGTCTTCCAAAAACTTAATCAAGGCGGCAGGTGGCGATATTCAACATACCTTCCAGTTCATGGATGTTGTCGAAGTCAGTTTGCCTGAAAAAGCAGCATTAGCTTTAAAGAATAACCCCAACATTGCATTTGTAGAGGAAAACGCAGAAGTTCATGCTACTGCACAAACAGTTCCTTGGGGAATTCCTCATATTAAAGCAGACAAAGCACACGCTTCAGGTGTAACAGGAAGTGGAGTAAAAGTTGCGGTCCTTGATACAGGAATTGATGCAAATCATGCTGACCTGAATGTTAAAGGCGGAGCAAGCTTTGTTTCCGGTGAGCCGAATGCTTTACAAGATGGTAATGGCCATGGAACGCACGTCGCAGGAACGGTTGCTGCATTGAATAATACAACAGGAGTGCTTGGCGTAGCGTACAATGCTGATCTTTATGCAGTTAAAGTTCTTAGCGCTTCTGGTAGCGGTACATTAAGTGGAATCGCACAAGGAATTGAATGGTCCATTGCTAATGATATGGATGTTATCAATATGAGCCTTGGTGGAAGTTCAGGATCCACCGCCCTTCAGCAAGCGTGTGACAATGCCTATGCAAGTGGTATTGTAGTGATTGCTGCTGCTGGAAACTCCGGTTCAAAAGGTAAGAGAAATACTATGGGTTACCCTGCAAGATACAGTTCTGTTATCGCAGTTGGAGCGGTGGACAGCAGTAACAACCGTGCATCTTTCTCAAGTGTTGGAAGTGAGCTTGAAGTAATGGCTCCAGGTGTTAATATCCTTAGCACAACTCCTGGGAACAATTACTCTTCATTCAATGGTACGTCTATGGCTTCTCCGCACGTTGCAGGAGCAGCTGCATTAATCAAAGCAAAATACCCTAGCATGACAAATGTACAAATTCGTGAAAAACTTAAAAATACAGCCACAGATCTTGGTGATCCGTTCTATTATGGACATGGTGTAATCAACGTTGAAAGTGCTTTGCAATAA
- a CDS encoding RNA polymerase sigma factor: MHLVERLKNKEESALKEMMNFYGDYLLRTAYLLVKDNHLAEEIVQDTFITAYQKIHQLDEEEKLKSWLTSITVNRCKMQMRKWSFRRILLNFEFAERVTEDEVTDGPEAQLLLDFQNQSLSESIQKLDYKYREVIILYYFNEMKISEIAVLLAIAESTVKTRLKRGRSYLKDIIEKGEDESATQRKTSG, from the coding sequence TTGCACCTAGTAGAACGATTAAAAAATAAAGAGGAATCCGCACTAAAAGAAATGATGAACTTTTATGGTGACTATCTGTTACGAACGGCGTATTTACTGGTAAAAGATAATCATCTTGCTGAAGAAATAGTGCAGGATACCTTCATCACAGCTTATCAAAAGATTCATCAACTAGATGAAGAAGAAAAACTAAAAAGCTGGCTCACCTCCATTACAGTCAACCGTTGCAAAATGCAAATGCGTAAATGGAGCTTCAGGCGAATTCTGTTAAACTTTGAATTTGCTGAACGGGTTACAGAGGACGAAGTGACAGATGGTCCTGAAGCGCAGTTATTGCTAGATTTTCAAAATCAATCTTTAAGCGAATCGATACAAAAGTTGGATTATAAATACAGGGAAGTAATCATTCTTTATTATTTCAATGAGATGAAAATAAGCGAAATCGCAGTACTGTTAGCTATTGCAGAAAGTACCGTGAAAACAAGATTAAAAAGAGGGCGTTCTTATTTAAAGGACATTATCGAGAAAGGGGAGGATGAAAGTGCAACACAAAGAAAAACAAGCGGTTAA
- a CDS encoding PAS domain S-box protein — MSTPDSLLKKENTKSVESISKVQLIIVVSDVGDIQYVSSTCEALLGYARADLIDTRLENWINSEDLYLIESLIYQPSHQTHCYFRMKKKDGTLVWMEAVLSEVKSSTGEEKEIVLMLSRTSDYQNSTNQDRGPTIAMPTSQRRKNEDLQIDEDYSAYDLIEYLPNGVFIFVDGIIKYVNEAGTSMLGACHKEQILETSVYEYIEENYHEIVEKRIKSVQQGYRVGQMEQRWKRFDGRAIDVEITSNHTTFKGKPASFVMLVDISHRKSFHKILQNSRERFRKLVQNSIDTIGVICEEKWTFINESGLKMLEVDNYGEIFGKSIYDNLPKEDFDKIWQEVHEQHNGTKLPTFEQEWKTMKGNAIHTELVGIPTTYLGKEAMQVIIRDITERKQAEALMLQSEKLTVAGQLAAGIAHEIRNPLTAIKGFFKLLEREMEEKKEYFHIIESELSRIELILSELLLLAKPHQVYVHPVSVHSLLKDVTTLLETQAIMNNVWFDLKLKANSPTIKCDENQMKQVFINLIKNGIEAMPSGGTIYIDTEDSGDEVVVTLRDEGTGISEDIIKRLGEPFFTTKTTGTGLGLMITFNIIKNHHGTVNVTSEVNEGTQIEVRFQKA; from the coding sequence ATGAGTACCCCTGACTCTTTATTAAAAAAGGAGAATACAAAATCTGTTGAATCCATTTCTAAGGTCCAGCTTATCATTGTCGTTTCCGATGTAGGAGATATACAATATGTCTCTTCCACCTGTGAAGCGCTATTAGGATATGCCAGGGCAGACCTGATAGATACGAGGTTAGAGAACTGGATCAATTCAGAAGACCTGTATTTAATAGAGAGCTTAATCTACCAGCCCTCCCATCAAACTCACTGTTATTTTCGCATGAAAAAGAAGGATGGAACTCTTGTTTGGATGGAAGCGGTACTGTCTGAAGTCAAATCATCTACAGGGGAAGAAAAAGAAATCGTTTTAATGCTTTCCCGTACATCTGATTATCAGAATTCGACTAATCAAGATAGAGGACCGACCATCGCTATGCCTACTAGCCAAAGGAGAAAAAATGAGGACCTCCAAATAGACGAAGATTATTCTGCCTATGACCTTATTGAATACCTCCCGAATGGTGTCTTCATTTTTGTTGATGGAATTATAAAGTATGTGAATGAAGCAGGTACGTCCATGCTTGGGGCATGCCATAAAGAACAAATTCTTGAGACCTCTGTTTATGAATACATAGAAGAAAATTATCATGAAATTGTGGAAAAGAGAATCAAGTCGGTCCAACAAGGATACCGAGTGGGGCAAATGGAACAACGCTGGAAGAGATTTGACGGACGGGCAATTGATGTGGAGATTACTTCTAATCATACTACTTTCAAGGGGAAACCAGCTTCTTTTGTCATGCTTGTGGATATTTCGCACCGGAAGAGCTTTCATAAAATTCTGCAAAACAGTCGAGAACGATTCCGAAAGCTGGTGCAGAATTCGATTGATACAATCGGCGTGATTTGTGAAGAAAAATGGACGTTTATTAATGAATCCGGACTTAAGATGCTTGAAGTTGATAATTATGGGGAGATATTTGGGAAAAGCATTTATGATAATCTCCCGAAAGAAGATTTCGATAAGATATGGCAAGAAGTGCATGAACAACATAATGGCACGAAATTGCCGACATTTGAACAAGAATGGAAGACGATGAAAGGAAATGCCATTCATACCGAGCTCGTTGGAATCCCCACGACTTATTTAGGAAAAGAAGCCATGCAAGTCATTATCCGTGACATAACAGAACGGAAGCAAGCCGAAGCGTTGATGCTGCAATCGGAAAAGCTTACTGTCGCAGGTCAATTGGCTGCCGGAATAGCGCATGAAATCCGCAATCCTCTTACAGCTATCAAGGGCTTTTTCAAACTTTTAGAAAGAGAGATGGAAGAAAAGAAAGAATACTTCCACATTATTGAGTCAGAGCTAAGCAGGATCGAACTTATTTTAAGTGAGTTACTGTTGCTCGCAAAACCGCATCAAGTTTATGTGCATCCGGTTTCCGTTCATTCCTTGCTTAAGGATGTAACGACGCTTTTAGAAACGCAGGCAATCATGAACAATGTATGGTTTGATTTAAAATTGAAGGCAAATTCTCCAACCATAAAATGCGATGAAAATCAGATGAAACAGGTGTTTATCAATTTAATTAAAAATGGGATAGAAGCAATGCCGAGCGGAGGAACTATCTATATTGATACAGAGGATTCGGGTGATGAAGTAGTGGTTACGCTTCGTGATGAGGGGACAGGCATCTCAGAAGATATCATCAAAAGGCTGGGGGAACCATTTTTCACAACCAAAACTACGGGAACCGGCTTGGGATTGATGATTACATTTAACATCATTAAAAATCACCATGGAACTGTAAACGTAACAAGTGAAGTGAATGAAGGAACCCAAATAGAAGTTCGATTTCAAAAGGCGTGA
- a CDS encoding NAD(P)-dependent oxidoreductase — MNRELHKVAFVGTGVMGSSMAGHLLDRGFEVSVFTRTQEKAEGLVSRGAVWKASAGEAARGADVVITMVGYPKDVEEVYLGDNGILTNAEKGAYLIDMTTSTPTLAKQIYLQAKEHGLHSLDAPVSGGDIGAREARLTIMVGGDKDAFAACQPIFQAFGSNIIHQGEAGAGQHTKMCNQIAIATNMIGVCEALAYAETAGLDPEDVLKSISSGAAGSWSLSNLAPRIIAGNYEPGFFVKHFIKDMEIALDEADKMGLEVPGLSLAREMYVKLSASGEENSGTQALYKLFQKGSAN; from the coding sequence ATGAACAGAGAATTACATAAGGTTGCTTTTGTTGGTACGGGTGTGATGGGCAGTAGTATGGCGGGGCATTTGTTGGATCGAGGGTTTGAGGTGAGTGTGTTTACGCGGACGCAAGAGAAGGCTGAGGGTTTGGTTTCGCGCGGTGCGGTGTGGAAGGCAAGTGCTGGTGAGGCAGCTCGCGGTGCTGATGTTGTGATTACCATGGTCGGCTACCCTAAAGATGTGGAAGAGGTTTATTTGGGAGACAACGGTATTTTAACGAATGCTGAAAAAGGGGCATACTTGATCGATATGACCACTTCCACTCCGACACTTGCCAAACAAATTTACTTGCAAGCGAAGGAACACGGCTTACATAGCTTGGATGCCCCTGTTTCTGGTGGCGATATCGGCGCGAGGGAAGCTCGGCTCACCATAATGGTCGGTGGGGACAAAGATGCTTTTGCGGCATGCCAGCCTATCTTCCAAGCATTCGGTTCGAACATCATCCACCAAGGGGAAGCAGGCGCGGGACAGCACACTAAAATGTGCAACCAGATTGCTATTGCCACGAACATGATCGGTGTGTGCGAAGCTTTGGCATATGCAGAGACAGCAGGACTTGATCCTGAAGATGTCCTAAAAAGTATTTCAAGCGGGGCTGCCGGAAGCTGGTCTCTATCCAATCTTGCTCCTCGCATTATCGCAGGAAACTATGAACCAGGATTTTTCGTTAAACATTTCATTAAAGACATGGAAATCGCCCTTGATGAAGCAGACAAAATGGGACTTGAAGTTCCAGGGCTTTCCTTGGCACGAGAAATGTATGTGAAGCTTTCTGCTAGTGGAGAAGAAAATAGCGGGACGCAAGCACTTTATAAGCTTTTCCAAAAAGGTTCAGCAAACTAA
- a CDS encoding S8 family peptidase, protein MNKSLRKIATLFLAVVMVLSFSFTPTDASAQGKPLMKEYLIGLKSGPSIAKADKLVSTLGGSVEHQFKHMNVLHITLPEVAAAALEKNPLVAYVEENIEMHTTAQTVPYGVPHIKADVAHAQGVTGSGVKVAVLDTGIDASHEDLNVVGGASFVFEEPDALTDGNGHGTHVAGTIAAVNNNTGVLGVAYDVDLYAVKVLSGAGSGTLAGIAQGIEWAIDNDMDVINMSLGGSTGSSTLKQASDNAYNSGIVVVAAAGNSGSFFGLINTIGYPARYDSVIAVGAVDSNNNRASFSSVGSQLEVMAPGVSINSTLPGNQYGELNGTSMASPHVAGAAALLLAQNPNMTNVEVRERLRSTATNLGSTFNYGYGVINLEAALQ, encoded by the coding sequence ATGAATAAGTCTTTAAGAAAAATAGCTACCTTATTTTTAGCCGTAGTAATGGTTTTATCCTTCTCATTCACGCCAACAGATGCAAGTGCACAAGGAAAGCCGTTGATGAAAGAATATCTGATTGGCTTAAAAAGCGGTCCTTCGATAGCCAAAGCAGATAAGTTAGTATCCACTCTCGGCGGTTCGGTGGAACATCAATTCAAACATATGAATGTGTTACATATCACGTTGCCGGAAGTGGCAGCTGCAGCGCTTGAGAAAAATCCGCTTGTAGCATATGTAGAAGAAAATATTGAAATGCATACGACAGCACAAACAGTTCCTTACGGAGTCCCACATATTAAAGCAGATGTGGCACATGCTCAAGGAGTAACAGGATCTGGTGTAAAAGTGGCAGTACTTGATACAGGAATCGATGCAAGTCATGAGGATCTGAATGTAGTAGGCGGGGCAAGTTTTGTTTTCGAAGAACCCGATGCCCTGACAGATGGCAATGGCCATGGTACACACGTGGCAGGAACAATTGCAGCAGTAAATAATAATACGGGAGTACTTGGAGTCGCTTATGATGTAGATCTTTATGCTGTAAAAGTTTTAAGTGGAGCGGGAAGTGGGACACTTGCAGGTATCGCTCAAGGAATTGAATGGGCGATTGATAACGATATGGATGTTATCAATATGAGTTTAGGAGGCAGCACAGGGTCAAGTACATTGAAGCAGGCAAGCGACAATGCTTATAACAGTGGTATCGTTGTAGTGGCTGCCGCTGGAAACAGCGGTTCCTTCTTTGGATTGATTAACACCATCGGATATCCTGCTAGATATGATTCTGTTATTGCTGTAGGAGCGGTGGATTCCAATAATAACCGCGCTTCCTTCTCTAGCGTCGGCAGCCAGCTTGAAGTGATGGCTCCTGGTGTTTCCATCAACAGTACATTGCCTGGCAATCAATACGGGGAATTGAATGGAACATCCATGGCATCTCCTCATGTTGCAGGTGCAGCGGCATTATTATTGGCGCAAAATCCAAACATGACAAATGTGGAAGTTCGCGAAAGATTACGCAGTACGGCAACCAACTTAGGATCGACTTTCAACTATGGCTATGGTGTCATCAACCTAGAAGCGGCATTACAATAA